In Caproiciproducens sp. NJN-50, the following are encoded in one genomic region:
- a CDS encoding ABC transporter ATP-binding protein, whose product MEQIIRMEQIKKFYNQGENRLEVLKGISLDVMDGEYLAILGPSGSGKSTLMNIIGCMDRFQEGEYWLTGSHVNGMNDAQLTILRNQQIGFIFQKYHLIQKYTVLQNTMIPLLIRGMSRKEAEALSMEKLDLLGMKERAGHKPNELSGGQQQRTAIARALVGSPKLLLADEPTGALDRSTGEEVLKLFQQLNEMGNTIVMITHDRHVATSAKRIVKIIDGELFEGNEEDVAQA is encoded by the coding sequence TTGGAACAGATCATCCGGATGGAACAGATTAAAAAATTCTACAATCAGGGGGAAAACAGGCTGGAAGTACTCAAAGGGATTTCCCTTGATGTGATGGACGGCGAATATCTTGCGATCCTCGGCCCATCGGGCTCCGGAAAGAGCACGCTGATGAATATTATCGGATGTATGGACCGCTTTCAGGAGGGAGAATACTGGCTGACGGGGTCCCACGTCAACGGCATGAACGATGCCCAGCTCACGATTCTGAGGAATCAGCAGATCGGCTTCATTTTTCAGAAATATCATTTGATTCAGAAGTATACCGTTCTGCAGAACACCATGATCCCTCTTCTGATCCGCGGAATGTCGCGGAAGGAGGCGGAGGCCCTTTCCATGGAAAAGCTGGACCTCCTCGGGATGAAGGAACGAGCCGGACACAAGCCGAACGAGCTTTCGGGCGGGCAGCAGCAGCGGACGGCGATCGCGCGCGCGCTGGTCGGCTCGCCGAAGCTTCTTCTTGCCGACGAGCCGACCGGCGCTCTGGACCGCTCGACGGGCGAGGAGGTCCTGAAGCTGTTTCAGCAGCTGAACGAAATGGGAAACACGATTGTCATGATTACCCACGACCGGCATGTTGCGACCAGCGCCAAAAGAATTGTTAAAATCATAGACGGAGAACTTTTTGAAGGCAATGAGGAAGACGTCGCGCAGGCGTGA
- a CDS encoding ABC transporter permease, producing the protein MTKRKLSMNQMRLSEIMHLVWINIMESKFKVFLTSLGVIVGSATIIMVIAVGHGGEVEVQNEYKTLNAGSINVAASTSAQMQDQMMGGMMGGGGFPGGGMPGGGTGGGMPGGGGSTRKSGGSFGGGMPGGMGGGGANGKAVTLTTTDEEDIQSLVSGLSYVSMYTSDTSSVDGGELDEETDETVVGVESSYQDMCNLDLLQGEFITDEDDEDKSKVAVVGYTVAQSIFGSAYSAYGDSISIEGKKYEIVGVLNEMGSVSSGTSPDDSIFVPYQTAVKYIYGKDADPQIMAIASDVNTVSDKITEIKSVLMENHSSVSENAFNVTDAGSTLESATSSAKTLSMLLMIVAAIVFIVGGIGIMNVMFVSVKERTQEIGILKALGSSKKVILLQFLLEATFISVFGGLLGVVSGFALIPLVRLSGMTVEPVAASALYSMVFAVSTGTVFGFYPAWKAAALMPIEALTQE; encoded by the coding sequence ATGACAAAGCGGAAACTGTCGATGAACCAGATGCGTTTGAGCGAAATCATGCATCTGGTCTGGATCAATATCATGGAAAGCAAGTTTAAGGTATTTTTGACTTCCCTCGGCGTGATCGTCGGCTCCGCGACCATCATCATGGTCATCGCCGTCGGGCATGGCGGTGAGGTGGAGGTGCAGAACGAATATAAGACCCTGAATGCGGGGTCCATCAACGTGGCTGCAAGCACTTCGGCCCAGATGCAGGACCAGATGATGGGAGGCATGATGGGCGGCGGCGGATTTCCCGGCGGAGGAATGCCGGGCGGCGGGACTGGCGGAGGAATGCCCGGCGGCGGCGGAAGCACGCGTAAAAGCGGAGGCAGCTTCGGCGGAGGGATGCCGGGCGGAATGGGCGGCGGGGGTGCCAACGGCAAAGCGGTCACGCTGACGACAACGGATGAAGAGGATATCCAGTCCCTGGTCTCCGGCCTCTCCTACGTCTCCATGTATACGTCCGACACCAGCTCCGTGGACGGCGGCGAGCTGGACGAGGAGACGGATGAGACGGTGGTAGGGGTGGAAAGCTCCTATCAGGATATGTGCAATCTCGATCTGCTGCAGGGCGAATTCATAACGGATGAGGACGACGAGGACAAGAGCAAGGTGGCGGTCGTCGGTTATACCGTCGCGCAGAGCATCTTCGGCAGCGCCTATTCGGCCTACGGCGACAGCATCTCGATCGAGGGCAAAAAATATGAGATCGTGGGCGTCCTGAATGAGATGGGCTCCGTCTCTTCCGGGACCAGCCCAGACGACTCCATTTTTGTCCCCTATCAGACGGCGGTTAAATACATCTACGGAAAAGACGCGGACCCGCAGATCATGGCGATCGCTTCCGACGTGAACACTGTCAGCGACAAAATAACGGAAATCAAGTCCGTTCTCATGGAAAACCACTCCAGTGTGTCGGAGAACGCCTTTAACGTCACGGATGCGGGCAGCACGCTCGAGTCGGCTACCTCTTCCGCCAAAACGCTGTCCATGCTGCTGATGATCGTAGCGGCCATCGTCTTTATCGTGGGCGGGATCGGGATTATGAACGTAATGTTCGTTTCGGTCAAGGAGAGAACGCAGGAAATCGGCATATTAAAAGCGCTGGGAAGCTCCAAAAAAGTGATCCTGCTGCAATTTTTGCTGGAAGCGACTTTTATCAGCGTCTTTGGGGGCCTGCTGGGCGTCGTTTCAGGCTTTGCACTGATCCCGCTTGTGCGCCTGAGTGGAATGACGGTCGAGCCGGTTGCGGCCAGCGCGCTTTATTCGATGGTCTTCGCAGTCAGCACGGGCACTGTTTTTGGCTTCTACCCCGCTTGGAAAGCGGCGGCTTTGATGCCGATTGAAGCGTTGACACAGGAATAG
- a CDS encoding HlyD family efflux transporter periplasmic adaptor subunit, which produces MHGKMGAVKDFAKLHKRIAILVTVGVVASVGILIAVFTLWKGKSSQSETSYREYTVSEGDVTVGTTESGTVALEDETVALPIDCEIGSVLVKSGTSVKKGDPILQIDLNSVADGSSDTRQKLEEAKISLQSALNDQKAKLETAKITYEASKYLATSAPITRELTQAQIAHDISSAQSTLQSDQKSLAEYETLQKSWAADYGKLQDLEKWMNDAQSCKTSYETQLSDFEDDNDSVISTYESLKSAVDTDEQKYLAAKRGDTTVDGYDEDEWDDMLDEARDSYDAYYDTIANTVITQKQALESKVAQYTAEYTNYSSAYNDYKETFEDKYKSNDTEMSKTEIDDKVTSLKASVETDQYNLEKAQKSAEISSVSAQQTEQTDLSTAENAEGTYQLTVNQLNEAVTVAQDSYDKLQNEMDEINSALSNNGVVSSPCDGIVASVSYKGGQSVTADETILTISGNDSISVSVSVSEDDITNVSVGQEASISLSAYDDQTLDAAVDSITAEPARSGSSSVTYTVVVKSTEKVSDVGTVYDGMSADATMVQHAVENVLHVSDRAITFQDGVSSVLVKNSDGSTSKKTVKTGFSDGTNVEITSGLEKGETVLAESTVSSK; this is translated from the coding sequence ATGCATGGGAAAATGGGCGCAGTAAAGGATTTCGCTAAACTGCACAAGCGGATTGCCATCCTTGTGACCGTCGGAGTGGTGGCTTCAGTCGGAATTCTGATTGCAGTTTTCACGCTTTGGAAGGGCAAGTCCTCTCAAAGCGAAACGTCTTACCGGGAATATACCGTCAGCGAGGGCGACGTCACGGTCGGCACGACGGAATCCGGAACGGTGGCTTTGGAGGATGAAACGGTTGCTCTGCCCATTGACTGTGAGATTGGCTCCGTTCTGGTCAAGTCCGGAACTTCGGTTAAAAAAGGGGACCCCATTCTTCAGATCGACCTGAACAGCGTGGCCGACGGCAGCTCGGATACCAGGCAGAAGCTGGAGGAAGCGAAAATTTCGCTCCAGTCGGCGCTCAACGACCAGAAGGCGAAGCTGGAAACCGCAAAAATCACCTACGAGGCGAGCAAATATCTGGCGACCTCCGCGCCCATCACGCGGGAACTGACGCAGGCTCAGATCGCCCATGACATCTCTTCGGCTCAGAGCACGCTGCAGAGCGACCAGAAGAGCCTTGCCGAATACGAGACGCTGCAGAAAAGCTGGGCGGCGGACTACGGGAAGCTGCAGGACCTTGAAAAATGGATGAATGACGCCCAAAGCTGCAAGACCAGCTACGAGACGCAGCTCAGCGATTTTGAGGACGACAATGACAGCGTCATCAGCACCTATGAAAGCCTGAAATCCGCCGTCGACACCGATGAGCAAAAGTATCTCGCGGCGAAAAGGGGCGACACGACGGTCGACGGCTACGACGAGGACGAATGGGATGACATGCTGGACGAGGCACGCGATTCCTACGATGCTTACTACGACACCATCGCCAATACGGTGATCACGCAGAAACAGGCGCTGGAGAGCAAGGTCGCGCAGTATACGGCGGAATACACCAATTATTCCTCCGCCTACAACGACTATAAAGAGACATTCGAAGATAAGTACAAATCCAACGACACGGAAATGTCGAAGACGGAAATCGACGATAAGGTCACGTCTCTGAAGGCCAGCGTGGAGACGGATCAGTATAACCTGGAAAAAGCCCAGAAAAGCGCGGAGATTTCCTCCGTCAGCGCGCAGCAGACCGAGCAGACGGACCTGAGTACGGCGGAAAACGCGGAGGGTACCTACCAACTGACGGTCAACCAGCTCAATGAAGCCGTCACGGTCGCTCAGGATTCCTATGACAAGCTGCAGAATGAGATGGATGAGATCAACAGCGCGCTTTCCAACAACGGCGTTGTCAGCAGTCCGTGCGATGGGATTGTCGCGAGTGTTTCCTATAAGGGCGGGCAAAGCGTCACCGCGGACGAAACCATCCTGACGATTTCCGGCAACGATTCCATTTCCGTTTCCGTCTCCGTTTCGGAGGATGACATCACCAATGTAAGCGTCGGCCAGGAGGCGTCCATCAGCCTTTCCGCCTATGACGATCAGACGCTGGACGCGGCGGTGGACAGCATCACGGCGGAGCCCGCCCGGAGCGGCTCGTCCTCCGTCACCTATACGGTTGTGGTGAAGAGCACGGAAAAGGTCTCGGATGTCGGGACGGTTTACGACGGGATGAGCGCGGATGCGACGATGGTTCAGCACGCGGTGGAAAATGTTCTGCATGTCAGCGACCGGGCGATTACATTCCAGGACGGCGTTTCCAGCGTGCTGGTGAAAAACAGCGACGGCAGCACCTCGAAAAAGACGGTGAAGACGGGATTTTCCGACGGGACCAATGTTGAAATTACCAGCGGACTGGAGAAAGGGGAGACCGTTCTGGCGGAAAGCACGGTGAGCAGCAAATGA
- a CDS encoding HAMP domain-containing sensor histidine kinase: protein MKYKIFHRRGREAKRIRIPFAFKTAAVYTLLFSLILVAVVVGLTSAYTTYAVRSQNLDKLASFVSGRYERPKLPEPDNPFGSRSSDFDADPETGLKSFAEANRIYIEIKDTDTGRITSYGDAGINVAGHMDTVRRVNAPARHLMIRVVSSDYPGLNGLSVGAFIALIVLLLLLSAVFGGVLIRKMLRPVYDMTQTARSITASDLSTRIDTVDSHDEFRELAETFNGMLDRIQESYEKQNRFVSDASHELRTPLSVVSGYANLLRRWGSENPDVLQESVQKIIEETGNMQQLVDRLLFLARADRKTQHVRFERFSVTEMMREIAEETRMIDENHRLTERIDDEVFLTADYALLKQALRAIVDNSIKYTPPGGDITISCREREGRVELEVADTGIGISEKDLPHIFDRFYKADEARTRGKGSSGLGLSIAKWIVERHRGEIRVESRPGQGTKFTVCLPNLHGPCRQEKEKAEP from the coding sequence ATGAAATATAAAATTTTTCACCGCCGCGGCCGCGAGGCAAAGAGGATCCGGATTCCCTTTGCCTTTAAGACAGCGGCGGTTTATACGCTCCTTTTCAGCCTGATCCTGGTCGCGGTGGTGGTCGGCCTGACCAGCGCCTACACGACCTATGCCGTGCGGTCTCAAAATCTTGACAAGCTCGCCTCCTTTGTGTCCGGGCGGTATGAAAGGCCCAAACTGCCGGAGCCGGACAATCCTTTCGGTTCCCGTTCTTCGGATTTTGACGCGGACCCGGAAACGGGACTGAAAAGTTTTGCCGAGGCGAACCGGATCTATATTGAAATCAAAGATACCGATACGGGCCGCATCACCTCCTACGGCGATGCGGGCATCAATGTGGCGGGGCATATGGATACCGTGCGAAGAGTCAACGCGCCTGCGCGGCATCTGATGATCCGTGTGGTCAGCAGCGACTATCCGGGCCTTAACGGCCTGTCGGTCGGCGCTTTTATCGCGCTGATTGTTCTGCTGCTTTTGCTTTCCGCCGTATTCGGCGGAGTGCTGATCCGCAAAATGCTGAGACCCGTGTACGACATGACCCAAACGGCGCGCTCGATCACGGCAAGCGACCTGAGCACGCGGATCGACACGGTGGATTCCCACGATGAGTTCCGGGAGCTGGCGGAAACGTTCAACGGCATGCTGGACCGGATCCAGGAATCGTATGAGAAGCAGAACCGCTTTGTTTCCGACGCGTCCCACGAACTGCGCACGCCTCTTTCCGTCGTGTCGGGTTACGCGAACCTGCTCCGCCGGTGGGGCAGCGAGAATCCGGACGTGCTTCAGGAATCCGTTCAGAAGATCATTGAGGAGACCGGCAACATGCAGCAGCTGGTGGACCGTCTCCTGTTTCTCGCCCGCGCGGACCGGAAGACACAGCATGTGCGCTTCGAGCGGTTTAGCGTCACCGAAATGATGCGGGAGATCGCGGAAGAGACGCGAATGATCGACGAAAACCATCGGCTGACCGAGCGGATCGACGACGAAGTGTTCCTGACCGCGGATTACGCCCTTTTGAAGCAGGCTTTGCGCGCGATCGTCGACAACAGCATCAAATACACGCCGCCGGGCGGGGACATTACCATCTCCTGCCGGGAGAGGGAGGGGCGCGTGGAGCTGGAGGTCGCGGATACCGGAATCGGAATTTCGGAAAAAGACCTTCCGCATATTTTCGACCGTTTTTACAAGGCTGACGAGGCGAGGACCAGGGGAAAAGGGTCCTCCGGCCTGGGCCTTTCCATTGCGAAGTGGATCGTCGAACGGCACAGGGGAGAGATCAGAGTGGAAAGCCGGCCCGGTCAGGGGACAAAATTCACCGTTTGCCTGCCGAACCTTCACGGCCCCTGCCGCCAGGAGAAAGAAAAAGCCGAACCGTAA
- a CDS encoding response regulator transcription factor produces MARNRVLIIDDDRNSVRFLQLELEHEGYSVEKEYDGLRGLQRATQEKFDLVLLDIMLPGLDGMEVLQKFRRVSDTPVIMLTARDAVSDKVLGLDGGADDYLTKPFAIEELLARMRAALKKNGTAEGGRRNVLQIGLLTVDRSTREAGYDGQPIQLTKREFDLLCYLMENHDIVCSRDKLMEKVWEYDFSGETNLVDVYIRYLRNKIDYRFHIELIHTIRGVGYIIKTYEI; encoded by the coding sequence ATGGCTCGGAACAGGGTCCTGATCATTGACGACGACCGGAACAGCGTGCGTTTTCTGCAGTTGGAGCTGGAGCACGAGGGGTATTCGGTCGAAAAGGAATACGACGGGCTGCGCGGCTTGCAGCGCGCGACGCAGGAGAAATTCGATTTGGTCCTGCTGGATATCATGCTGCCCGGGCTGGACGGCATGGAGGTTTTGCAGAAATTCCGCAGGGTTTCGGATACGCCGGTCATCATGCTGACCGCGAGGGACGCCGTCAGCGACAAGGTGCTTGGCCTGGACGGCGGAGCCGACGATTATCTGACCAAGCCGTTCGCCATTGAGGAGTTGCTCGCCCGCATGCGGGCCGCGCTGAAGAAGAACGGGACCGCAGAGGGCGGCAGAAGGAATGTTTTGCAGATCGGCCTTCTTACCGTGGACCGTTCCACCCGCGAGGCCGGCTATGACGGCCAGCCGATCCAGCTGACGAAGCGGGAGTTTGACCTTCTCTGTTACCTGATGGAAAACCACGATATCGTCTGTTCCCGCGACAAACTGATGGAAAAGGTATGGGAATACGATTTCAGCGGCGAAACCAATCTGGTGGACGTCTATATCCGGTATCTCCGCAATAAGATCGACTACCGGTTTCACATCGAGCTGATCCATACCATACGGGGTGTGGGGTATATTATCAAAACTTATGAAATATAA
- a CDS encoding lytic transglycosylase domain-containing protein, with amino-acid sequence MKTEAVFSARCQTARAVQAARTSSGTGGFAAALKNAVSGGQGLDDIFDRASRTYGVPENLLKAVAKAESGFQADAVSRCGAQGIMQLMPSTARSLGVTDSFDPEQNIMGGAKYLGSLLGKYGDAKLAVAAYNAGSGNVDKYGGVPPFSETQNYVEKVLSYAGGDVSVPSGAAESGTAAAASAGTSVLSAVSFTADDYSRFLELFAQELMERTLSLSDSGDVLQAGQDTFLM; translated from the coding sequence ATGAAAACAGAAGCGGTTTTCTCCGCCCGGTGCCAGACGGCACGGGCGGTCCAGGCAGCCCGGACGAGTTCCGGGACGGGCGGCTTTGCCGCCGCGCTGAAAAACGCGGTGAGCGGCGGGCAGGGGCTGGACGATATTTTTGATCGCGCTTCCCGGACGTACGGCGTTCCGGAAAATCTGCTGAAGGCGGTTGCGAAGGCGGAATCCGGGTTTCAGGCGGACGCGGTTTCACGCTGCGGCGCGCAGGGGATCATGCAGCTAATGCCGTCGACGGCGAGATCCCTCGGCGTGACGGATTCGTTCGATCCGGAGCAGAATATCATGGGAGGGGCGAAGTACCTCGGCTCGCTGCTCGGAAAATACGGCGACGCAAAGCTGGCGGTCGCCGCCTACAACGCGGGCAGCGGAAACGTGGACAAGTACGGCGGCGTGCCTCCGTTCAGCGAGACGCAGAATTATGTGGAAAAGGTTCTGTCCTATGCCGGAGGGGACGTTTCCGTCCCCTCCGGGGCGGCGGAGAGCGGAACGGCCGCGGCGGCTTCCGCAGGGACTTCCGTGCTTTCCGCGGTGTCGTTTACCGCGGACGACTACAGCCGGTTCCTGGAGCTTTTTGCGCAGGAGCTGATGGAACGCACGCTTTCCCTGTCGGACAGCGGGGATGTGCTGCAGGCGGGGCAGGATACTTTTCTCATGTAA
- a CDS encoding patatin-like phospholipase family protein yields MSFGIALAGGGIRGAAHVGVLLALEENGLCPGSVAGTSAGGIVAGLYAAGLSAARMKEMVLKFSGGGAEFFDPDLSGLATMIPSLLVRRTSGFSGLLKGNRLENYLYRLTEGKFLSESRVRVVIPSVDLCSGDTVACTNTLKGIRPLRRVRWTDRMRFSEAMRATASLPAVFRPKIIDHMCLVDGGVTDVLPVDLLIAAGERNVLAVDVSEDYKMPENISLIEVASHSLAIMETRLRECVTRGEKMLLDPDLPETDGVLNLRQMPMCMEAGYRAAKRAMPRIRSLFA; encoded by the coding sequence ATGTCTTTCGGAATCGCGCTGGCCGGCGGCGGCATCCGGGGCGCGGCGCATGTGGGGGTCCTTCTCGCTCTGGAGGAAAACGGCCTGTGCCCGGGATCCGTCGCGGGCACCAGCGCCGGCGGAATCGTGGCGGGGCTCTATGCAGCCGGTCTTTCCGCGGCCCGCATGAAAGAGATGGTCCTCAAATTTTCCGGCGGCGGGGCGGAGTTCTTCGACCCGGATCTCTCCGGGCTGGCCACCATGATCCCAAGCCTTCTGGTCCGCAGGACCTCCGGCTTCTCCGGGCTGCTGAAGGGAAACCGTCTGGAAAATTATCTGTACCGACTGACAGAAGGGAAATTCCTTTCCGAATCGCGCGTCCGGGTCGTGATCCCCAGCGTGGACCTCTGTTCCGGCGACACCGTCGCCTGCACCAATACATTGAAGGGGATCCGCCCGCTCCGCCGGGTCAGGTGGACGGACCGGATGCGCTTTTCCGAGGCAATGCGCGCCACCGCGTCGCTGCCCGCCGTGTTCCGGCCGAAGATCATCGACCACATGTGCCTGGTCGACGGCGGCGTGACCGACGTCCTGCCGGTCGACCTGCTGATCGCGGCCGGGGAGCGGAACGTCCTCGCGGTGGACGTTTCGGAGGATTACAAAATGCCGGAAAACATCAGCCTGATCGAGGTGGCGTCGCATTCCCTCGCGATCATGGAAACCCGCCTGCGCGAGTGCGTCACGCGCGGGGAGAAAATGCTTCTCGACCCCGACCTGCCCGAAACCGACGGGGTCTTAAACCTCCGCCAGATGCCCATGTGCATGGAGGCCGGGTACCGCGCCGCCAAACGCGCAATGCCCCGCATCCGGAGCCTGTTCGCATAG
- a CDS encoding NAD(P)/FAD-dependent oxidoreductase: protein MLYDVLISGGGPAGMTAAIYAARAGLSTVLLTGPAQGGQVAYTNVVENYPGFSTIYGSDLAQRLLEHVRSAGVRIVEESAEKLELSGAVKAVRAAGNEYRAKAVILAQGSERRKLNVPGEQEFAGRGVSYCATCDGNFFRNRAVAVIGGGNTAIGDAVELSGLCKKVLVVVRGEKLRAMEYLSERARERGNIEFLYGYQAAEIQGSQKVEHLVLKDRGGEKGKVLDVDGVFVSIGVQPNTRLLEGVLPLKDGFVEAPETCETPLPGVFAAGDLRKKALYQIVTAVSDGANAAHSALRYLQEHPVRE, encoded by the coding sequence ATGCTGTATGACGTGTTGATTTCGGGCGGCGGGCCGGCGGGAATGACCGCGGCGATCTATGCGGCCCGCGCGGGGCTTTCGACGGTGCTTTTGACGGGTCCCGCACAGGGCGGGCAGGTGGCTTACACCAATGTCGTGGAGAATTACCCCGGCTTTTCCACGATCTACGGGTCCGATCTGGCGCAAAGGCTGCTGGAGCATGTCCGCTCCGCCGGGGTGCGGATCGTGGAGGAAAGCGCGGAGAAACTGGAGCTTTCCGGGGCGGTGAAGGCCGTGCGCGCGGCGGGGAACGAATATCGGGCGAAAGCCGTCATTCTGGCGCAGGGCTCGGAGCGCAGAAAGCTGAACGTGCCGGGGGAACAGGAATTTGCGGGCCGGGGCGTCTCCTACTGCGCGACCTGCGACGGCAATTTCTTCCGGAACCGGGCGGTCGCGGTGATCGGGGGCGGCAACACGGCGATCGGCGACGCGGTCGAGCTTTCCGGCCTGTGCAAAAAAGTCCTCGTCGTCGTGCGCGGGGAAAAGCTCCGCGCGATGGAGTACCTGAGCGAACGGGCGCGGGAACGCGGCAACATCGAGTTCCTGTATGGGTATCAGGCCGCGGAGATCCAGGGCTCCCAGAAGGTGGAACATCTGGTCCTGAAAGACCGGGGCGGAGAAAAGGGGAAGGTCCTGGATGTCGACGGCGTCTTCGTGTCCATCGGCGTTCAGCCGAACACCCGCCTGCTGGAAGGCGTTCTCCCTTTGAAAGACGGCTTCGTCGAAGCGCCGGAAACCTGCGAAACGCCGCTTCCGGGCGTGTTTGCCGCCGGGGACCTGCGGAAAAAGGCGCTGTACCAGATCGTGACGGCGGTTTCCGACGGGGCGAACGCCGCGCATTCCGCGCTGCGGTACCTGCAGGAGCATCCGGTCCGTGAATAA
- a CDS encoding glutathione peroxidase yields MSLYDFKAKNIKGNEVSLSDYKGKLVMVVNTASKCGFTPQYEGLEKLYQTYKDRGLVILGFPCNQFLEQDPGTNDEISSFCKLNYGVTFPLFSKIDVNGPKADSLYTWLKEKAPFQEFELDKEMGKVIYGVIKEHYPDNLTGNGIKWNFTKFLIGRDGESVRRFEPTVTPAELEPFIEAGL; encoded by the coding sequence ATGAGCCTGTATGATTTTAAAGCAAAAAACATAAAAGGGAACGAGGTTTCCCTTTCCGATTACAAAGGCAAGCTGGTGATGGTAGTCAACACGGCGAGCAAATGCGGTTTTACTCCGCAGTATGAAGGGCTGGAAAAGCTCTATCAGACTTATAAGGACCGCGGGCTGGTGATCCTCGGCTTCCCGTGCAATCAGTTTCTGGAGCAGGACCCCGGAACCAACGACGAGATCTCTTCGTTCTGCAAGCTGAATTACGGCGTGACCTTCCCGCTTTTCTCAAAAATCGACGTCAACGGCCCGAAAGCGGATTCACTTTACACCTGGCTGAAGGAAAAGGCGCCGTTTCAGGAGTTTGAGCTTGACAAGGAAATGGGAAAGGTCATTTACGGCGTCATCAAGGAGCACTACCCGGACAATCTGACCGGGAACGGGATCAAGTGGAATTTCACAAAATTCCTGATCGGCCGCGACGGCGAGAGCGTGCGCCGCTTTGAACCGACCGTGACGCCGGCGGAGCTTGAGCCTTTTATCGAAGCCGGTCTGTAA
- a CDS encoding peptide chain release factor 3, which produces MSDYRSEIGRRRTFAIISHPDAGKTTLTEKLLLYGGAIALAGSVKGKKAQRHAVSDWMEIEKQRGISVTSSAMQFQYGGCCINILDTPGHQDFSEDTYRTLMAADSAVMVLDASKGVERQTRKLFKVCTLRHIPIITFINKMDRDARDPFDLMEEIENVLGIRTCPVNWPIGSGKEFQGVYDRESKKILIFHANSDSVFESKEVRSTEIALDDPRLGDGIGADFAEKLRGDVELLDGAGDGFDLEAVRQGKLSPVFFGSALTNFGVEPFLKEFLQMTTPPLPRQSDAGVVDPFDPDFSAFVFKIQANMNKAHRDRIAFIRICSGRFEKGMEVTHVQGGRKVKLAQPQHLMAQDREIIEEAYAGDIIGLFDPGIFSIGDTLCAADKPFRFEGIPTFAPEHFARVQQVDTMKRKQFVKGMTQIAQEGAIQIFHEPDSGLEEVVVGVVGTLQFDVLQYRLKNEYNVEIRMSPLPYEEIRWIENTDLDLKALDLTSDTKRVQDVRGSNLLLFCNSWSIQWALDHNRGLTLSEFGGTDFER; this is translated from the coding sequence TTGTCTGACTATCGAAGCGAGATCGGCAGAAGAAGGACTTTTGCCATCATATCCCACCCGGACGCGGGCAAAACGACTCTGACGGAAAAGCTGCTGCTGTACGGCGGGGCGATTGCGCTGGCCGGGTCCGTCAAGGGAAAAAAGGCACAGCGGCACGCGGTTTCCGACTGGATGGAAATCGAAAAACAAAGGGGAATTTCCGTGACCTCTTCCGCGATGCAGTTCCAGTACGGCGGGTGCTGCATCAATATCCTGGACACTCCGGGACACCAGGACTTTTCGGAGGACACCTACCGCACGCTGATGGCGGCGGATTCCGCCGTGATGGTGCTGGACGCCTCCAAGGGCGTCGAGCGGCAGACGCGCAAGCTGTTCAAGGTCTGCACCCTGCGGCACATCCCGATCATCACGTTTATCAACAAAATGGACCGCGACGCCCGCGACCCGTTCGACCTGATGGAGGAGATCGAGAACGTCCTCGGCATCCGGACCTGCCCGGTCAACTGGCCGATCGGCTCCGGGAAGGAATTCCAGGGCGTTTACGACCGGGAATCGAAAAAGATTCTGATCTTTCACGCGAACAGCGATTCCGTTTTTGAGTCCAAAGAGGTCCGGTCCACCGAAATCGCTCTGGACGACCCGCGGCTTGGGGACGGGATCGGAGCGGATTTTGCCGAAAAGCTGCGCGGCGACGTGGAGCTGCTGGACGGCGCGGGCGACGGCTTCGACCTGGAAGCCGTGCGGCAGGGAAAGCTCTCGCCGGTCTTCTTCGGTTCCGCTCTGACCAATTTCGGCGTGGAACCGTTTTTGAAGGAGTTCCTGCAAATGACCACCCCGCCGCTGCCGCGCCAGTCGGACGCCGGCGTGGTCGACCCGTTCGATCCGGATTTTTCGGCGTTCGTCTTCAAGATCCAGGCGAACATGAACAAGGCGCACCGCGACCGCATCGCCTTCATCCGCATCTGCTCCGGCCGGTTTGAAAAGGGCATGGAGGTCACCCACGTGCAGGGCGGGCGCAAGGTCAAGCTCGCGCAGCCGCAGCACCTGATGGCGCAGGACCGCGAGATCATCGAGGAAGCGTACGCGGGGGACATCATCGGCCTGTTCGATCCCGGCATCTTTTCGATCGGGGACACGCTCTGCGCGGCTGACAAGCCGTTCCGCTTCGAGGGAATCCCGACGTTCGCGCCGGAGCATTTCGCCCGCGTGCAGCAGGTGGACACCATGAAGCGGAAGCAGTTCGTCAAGGGGATGACCCAGATCGCGCAGGAAGGCGCGATCCAGATTTTTCACGAGCCGGATTCCGGCCTGGAGGAAGTCGTGGTCGGGGTGGTCGGCACCCTTCAGTTCGACGTGCTCCAGTACCGGCTGAAAAACGAATACAATGTGGAAATCCGCATGTCGCCGCTGCCGTATGAGGAAATCCGCTGGATCGAAAACACGGACCTGGACCTCAAGGCGCTCGACCTGACCAGCGACACGAAACGGGTGCAGGACGTGCGCGGCAGCAACCTGCTGCTGTTCTGCAACAGCTGGAGCATCCAGTGGGCGCTCGACCACAACAGGGGACTCACGCTTTCCGAGTTCGGCGGCACGGATTTTGAGCGGTAG